Below is a window of Humulus lupulus chromosome 2, drHumLupu1.1, whole genome shotgun sequence DNA.
agtgttattgtaatatatattataactcaattttcgtattattgttatatttagatatatttaaattctcattatatattttatttatattacactaatttattctattatattttaattttttttatataattaaaattaactttctaatgtatactagcatcatcaaatgaacttgattttcaaattacaaaaagTAAGAGCATTCtacattgaattaacaatccataatttagtttaaaacatgcaacactgtcatcaacaacaaaatattctttaagtattcaaggagtctaaaaTTTACTACTTTCAAGCAACAAGCATTACTTAGTTGTTCACTAAGATCTTTACAGCAACCTTGCTTTAGCAAACTAACAGTGTATAGCATAGGAAGACCACTTCCATCGCTGTAAAACACAGTCACAGTTATTTGCCGAGTTGCAGTTGAAGGTAGCGGCAACGACAAATACATGAAGGGATCAAAAGTGATTGAAATCTTTCCACATGCTGGGCAAACCAGTGTCGAATTATATTGACCCTGACCATTAACATATAAACATTGTAAGAGAAGAAAATACTTTTGTACCAGTACAGGAAAAAATAAATGCTTATGGTTCAAGGAAAGAAGAAATATAGCTTTCAAGAAAGAAGACTTTAATTCCCACTCACCTGGCAAACATCCACTATCAATGAGTCATTCCGGGCCCTGTGATTTTGCAAATGATGAAGATCCAATGCCTACATCAATctgcaaaatagacagttaagctGTCATTTTCTACAATTTAGTATcccatagagaaaaaaaaaagaggtttGCAAATTATCATATTACTTCAGTAGCCAAAGGGCAAAAGTAAATGTTTATGTAAAACTAAAAACTTAACTTCTCTTTATttagtataacaataaaaataattaaagaaataaataatacttAACGTGACATCTAGGCAAGTAAGATGTTTCACAAAAGAAAGTATTAAAAAAAGAAATACCCTGAACTATTAAAAAAGAAAGTAATCACTATAGATTACTTGGACAAAAGaaagatgaaacaattaaaatattatcTATTATTAAAAACAGTCAACAATATTCATAAGAACTCATTAGCCTAAAAAATTATAGAGGTATGTTGACTTACAAAACCCAGTTGACCCACTTGTCACGGTTGTTTCAGACATTGTGAAAGGTAAAATCAGACTTGACGGCTATGAAGGAATGGAAATAATGGCCAAAAAAATTTCCAATAATGTAAACTAGAAAATAAGATGTAATACTCTGTTTTGTCTTTAGAAAACATAGCCCCCCAAAAAAACTCAGCAATGAAGGCTGGAAATAGACAAAAATCCGCAACAAAGACTTTGAAGAAACTAACCTAGAATAAAGCCAAGCTCTGACACATAACTCATTCAGATCTCTCTAAGTGTCTCTGTCTAATTGTAAATACATGATATGTGTGCATGCTATGCAGAAATGTAGATCATGTTAGGCTAATTCTAGTTAAAACCTGGTTCATGTAAACAACAGCTGCATATCTTCCAACTAACAGTGAAAATATACTAATCAATTTAATTGATGAAGAACTGAGAAATAACAGTCTTTACAGCacaaaaactacaaaaaatcatgaTTAAAATGCAATGCAATAAATCCAATATGTTAATAATACTCTGGAACTTTGACTCTTTTATCTATGAGAGAGAGCTAAGTAAAACCTCCAATTATAGCACCTAGAATCTTAATCAACAAGAATGTGcagatttttttataaaataaacagGGCTTATAATCAATAACCAAAATAGAGTGTTAGTGGCACCACACATATGAGAACATAATTTATAAGCAAGAAAGTTTCATGCAccattaaacaaaaatacaaatttcAAGCCATGCTAAGTCAAGGTAATTTCAGCAGCAAAAAAAATTGTCAAGCTAATTAATAAGTACTATTATAGCtaataaaatatatacaatatAAGCAATACATGCCAATAGAAATATCTTGATTGCATAGATACAAAAACAGCAttaaataagaaattaaaattCAGACAGAAAATAAGAATGTTAAGAttccaaaatataaaatttaactTGCTATTTAATTGAACACAGAAATCAAATCCCTTTTTATAAAGAGTAAACTAAGCAACATTGATGATATAATTGTTTCACAAGTACTATTTTTCTCTACTGTATGCACACAAagcttgattaattaatagtaagAAATCAATTATATAGAAAGCTCATTCAATAGAAAAATTAGAACAGTAATTTAAATGCAGATAATACTAACATACATGAATGATCCTGATTATTGATTTTGAAATCTTAATAGTATAAGCTTAAAATAGATGGATGGCCTTTTTAAAAGAAATAGAAGGCAATCTTGCATTCCAACCCGAAACAAGCCTACCTAGCGCTTGTTTCATAGGATCTTTCACCCCAAAACAAAAATAATGCAAAATGAGTTGATTATTAATGGAATATAAAGCCAATCATCAATGATGTAATCTGAAGAATATAAAGCTATAATACCTGCAGAAATctgattcagaaactcatttcgGTCAAGTTGAGTGGTATCTGATTTTAAACAAGAAACTTGGAGAGTATTGTCTACTATAACATCCTCCAACTCTCACTCTTGCTTTGGCTCGTTCTCTCCATTTCCCATTCCAACTATTTCATATAGCTTCACAGTTTATGCATAGGAAATAAGCAGCCACAAAAGTCTTTTTTTTTCCCTAAGCAAAGTGCATATTGCCAAAATGTAGAGAGATCTCATTCATGGGCATGCTTGGATATTTTTTTACGAATTAAATATATTTCtttcttgtttttttctttttttttttaaaaaggcaaaacataaaagtaaaaaaaaattatcatacaaGGCCAAAGGTTTTCTAAAGAAATAAAGTTttcctaaaaaaattatataactaAGGTTTTGGCTAGTATATTAGTGTTtgcaaattaaaaggaaaaaactaGTATAGGAAGAAGTTGTATCTGAACAACCACCAATGTGTTTGCCCCCTCATGAATTGGAAaaaagaaaaacttgagcttttaGTCTCACTAGACATCAATTCAAATAAAACATTGTATTGCAACTAAAGGAAAGAAAAATCATTGTGCCACAAGTTGAAAATGCACTGATTTACAGTGAAAAACCCACCAATTATTCTGATGGCTGAACTCCAAAACTCTGGTAGTGATTCAACAGCCCTAGATAAAGTATCTTGTAATTTACAATCTGAAGTGAAGTTTTCAGGCAAGCCATCTGGCAGAGCAGATTCTACAGTGTCCAAAATAACTTTGCTTGATTGAGCAGCTTCTACAAAAAGTACAGGAATAAAGATTGGGAGTTTGTGAGGATCATAAAAGTTTGCTATTTTAGTAATCTTAAACTTTTAGATATCTAAGAAATGAAAATCAACAAGTAATAATCCAATCATATTTTCTAACATTTtactaaatacaataaaaatatcAGGAAAAGAAAAACTACTTTGACTAGTACTAGACAGCAGCAACAATAATGTGAAACAGAATTCCAAAGCTATATGAACTAAGAATGAAATTACAGTTAGGTAAAGAAAATACCTTCATATCGTCCAAGGCCTTGCAATGATTTTGCTTTGAGAAGAACAGCTTCAAGGAGCAGACTAACAGCATGCATTGACATAGGTGGGACAGAATCACTCTGTGAACGGCGTCTATTTTGTTCACATCTTCTAGAAATGGATCCTTTCATCCTAGGAGTCACTGCAGCAATGTCTATTCCTTCAAATGCATGAAGTGCAACTTCTATGTTACCCTTTTGATACTTAAGTCTTCCTAGTAGAGCTCTTGCTTCCTATAAACCATGAAACCAAAATCAATCATCATCCAAAATAAATCATCATCCAAACTGATTTGCCAAAATAAATAAGTCTAAAAACAACTCCTTAGTAATTTGCCTCAACTTTATGACATTGAAACTGTACCATCCCAAGactaaaaaaactcaaaaacagtaaTGCTATTTTTGTAACAGTATAccaatattttaatcaaactgaTTTCTTGACTCTTCCTTTCGATAGAAAATTATACACAGGAACAATATTAGAACAAACAATCTTTAAACTTTCCTAGTTTTGCAATCTCTATAATGACTAAAAGGAAAGCAAAGCTCTTAAAAAATATCCCTCAGAATATGAGCCATGAAAATGGCTACTACTAGTTCTATAAAGCTATAATCAAAATCAAATCATGCATTGGCATGATGCGCTACTAGAATCAGAGTCAAATTATACATTGGTATGATTTAAGTTATGAGACTCAAATATCAAGAGTGTTGGTGATCAAATTCagtgttttataaaaaaaaataaaaaaaaatgctcaACCCAAATCTCCAACTATAACCAAAAGGGTATCCAAAATATGTGATTCCCTAAAATATCACAACAACAGTGAATAAAATTTTCCTTTCATTTTAAACACATCTCTCAGCAACCAAACTATAGAAAgaaagttttatgtttaaaaggaGCAACATATCAATTCAGTTgtgatttgaaagaaaaaaaatctatctaaATTATACAAGCAAACAGAGCAAACTAACCCAAACAGATTGACATGGAacctaaaatcaattaaaaataaagagcAAAACCTTTAGTACAGTTATCAATTAAACATAGAATAGATACCTTGACTAAAGCCCTGCAGATGCCGGTGGTCCCACAACTGGTCACATATATTATAGAATCATTTAAATCTCTTGTAAAAATTTGTCCTTACAAAATTCAAACCCTAAAAGACTCAATTTCAAGTACTCAACTACATGCCCAAAGCTTATTTGCTTAGTTTATATAAACTCACAcaaaaagcatatatatataattcaaatatatggcaaagaaattaacaaaaataagatAAAGAGTACTTATGATTAGCCTAATCCACTACAAGCACAAAAGGAAAAATTTAGAACAAAATTGTCCCAAACTTACAAGGGGAGGAAACTAATCAAAGCTTAATGAAAAAGGATTCACATGACAAAAACAAAGAAATGAAAAAGAATCATTTAAACATTAGCAAAGCAAAAAGTAAATTGTTCCATTAGAAGCAAAAACATACATGAACTTAATGAGACAACTAGAACTAGAACCTAATAGGATTAATTAGTCCCCTGTTTTGGACTACTATAGTTCACAtagtttattttgttatcataCACATTTTTTCTTATGTGTATGTACAAGAATCATCACTCAATATCATGCAAAAATATGTAGGtcaatatttgtttatataaacACATCATTATTGAGATTTATTGTAGAAAACGTTGAacaaacatatatatagatatataaaggCAATCAATGAATAAATAAGTAGAACAAACTCATTAATCTCAAACCAACAAATAATAAGTCTATAAAATGAAGAGAGAAACAGAGAAAAAGTATCCAATccagaacttaaaataaaaaaactcatgAACCATAATGTTGGGCAATCTTCATAGCTGGAGGCATATGAGTGAAAGagagaagaatttttttttttaggaatgaaaagaataccaaaaatactaaaaaataatCAGAGGCACAaattaatccaaacatataaaaCATTTTCATACTTAATAAAACAGAGAAAAAGATAAATGAAACCCCAAAAGGAATCTCATTATACTTGCACATTGCACATCAAAGCTTTGACAGTTAAATGTAACATGCTCACCCAGGGCTCAAGCCAGATTAGAATCAGACCTTGCAAAATGGGTCTAATATAAGAAATAACAACTAAATCAAACAGAAAATAATAgcttaaaaaatatcatattttcttTGGTCGTCTTGATTGTAAATATCCATATGGAACCTGAGTCTATTAGTTCTCCCTGTGTCATTTGAAAATTTGTTCATAGACACCATTATCAACTCAACTATAAATAGAGGTTGGAAAAATGGTATACTTACAGTTAAACCCTCGCATTTATCATGAAGACAAACTGTTTCATTCAACACCTCACCAACTCCTCTTGAATCATCATGAAGAAATCTCCTACAAAATCAAAGCAGCTTGTTCGAAGTCATGAGGAAGAAATCCTAGCTGATTAAATCAAATGCATTAAACCAGGGAATAATAATTAATCTTAGAAAAAAATCAAAGAGAATAGAAACCTGTGGAGCATAAGCTCTATCTGAGCATCCACTAAACTGGATCCCCCAACTGAACGGTCAACCAACACTGACAGTTCTGAGATACTGTCTTGCATGTATATTCCAAGATTAATctgaaaaataataacaaaaggcAAGAAAGCAGTCAGAAATATAATACATAGAGAATACTGAACAtgagaaaaacaaaaacaaagcatatgtttttggatttcctctcAAAAATTGAATTGAGACAGTTGAACTACGTACATGCTCAATAATTGATGCTTACTATAAAAACTGTAAAATGGAATGGAGGTAAGATCAATGCAGCTTGAGAATAAATTGAATCAATACCATAACATATCTATATGAGTCGTATGTTTCAATGCGTCAAGAAACAGAAGTACACAGGATAATAACTTCATGTATGCTTCCATGAGATGGAATAAAGACTTGAAAATAAACCGCAAAGATCTTCAACTTCCATATATTTAACTGTACAATGATATATAAAGTAGCACAGTGTGTGATTCAAATATCTCTTATCAAATTTAAGTATTAGAGATTTAGAATACCCTCTTAATGAAGTCACGTCTGTTAGAATCTGTGTAGAATGTTCCATTAGTCTTTAAGGCTGTTGTAATTTGAGTAGTGATTTCTTTTCCTATGTTATCATCCACAGGTATAGGTCCAATCTAAAAATAGAATAACATAATCAGCAAACAGTAAATTGAcaactatattaatatatatatgaaaaacaaAGTTAACAGAATTCTCTGTGCTCTTGGTAGATCAATTTCAGAAGTTAACTTATAGTAAACTCAACTTCAGCGTGCTCCTTTTCCTTGAATACCCTAGTAATTTGTGCATACATTTGGGTTTGTTACTGAAATTATAAGGAATAATGTCCCTAGGTTGAGAACACAATTCCAAACATGTTATCTAACCAATCCTACCCAATTACAGTTTGATATATCAAGTCTAAAACAACTGTATGATCTTGTTATATTTGGAGCAGCAAATCGCCTGAGATATGCATGGATTGAGCCGTTGGTGTACTTCATCCAGTACCGGACCTCGAACCATAGTTAGAGAAGCCTGGAACATAGGAGTGTTACCTTTAGgtactcaattctataaattgacAGTTCATGATCATTTAAAAATTTTACACAAATTAAACGACTTTGGTTACCTAGCTATCAGATTTGATTGGAAATGTGCCATTTGGACGAAAGACATATGCTCCAGAAGCCTTCAACAGAAAAGACAACACCACATTGATAACAGCTAAAACTACTCTAAACAATAGAAGTAATCTAGGAATTGACAAagcatattaaattttttaagtGCATAGATAATTCACTACCCGTGGATCTTTATCAGTTCCATCGTTTCCACTGTAATAAATGTATGACTGTTCTGCAGATGCTGTAATCTTCAATAGGAACATAACATAGTAAACACATCACCATCTTTTTCCATCAATATAGAATTTTATAAAACCATGAGcaaatacatgaatgtacaaggAAATTGGaaaccaaaaaaagaaaaagaggaaaaaGATTAGCATCACTGTCCATGACATGTCTATGAGATAATTTATCCGTAtgtgttaattttgaattaagatTGAATATTAGAAGATACATAAAATAAACTCCATACAAAAACAAACCATATAAAATGAAGTGGAAAAAGTACTGGGAAACTAAATCTTCAACATAGCATACCAAATTTCTGTTGTTAGCATAGTGTGAAAGCTTTCCATCACGAGCTGAATAAATTAGCTTCAAACTTCCTTGTCCAACTTCTATAGTGTTTTCTATACTTTCTTCTGACCTGTACACAGAAGAAATGGCTACACTAGAGCCTGTAAAGTAAAGCAATAATTAGATTATCAGGTCTAACTTGGAGAGCTCTTATATGTAACACCTTAAACATTACAAACATGTGTAGACtcctattattttaaatattgacCATTTGCATACAGTAATCTAGCAAACATGGAATTCGACTAAATGGTTCCTCTCTAATTCTTACCTGAGCTAAAGCGGCAGCAACAAAGTCATTCACTCGCTCTTGAACATTATAGTCAAACATAAGAGTATCATCCTACAACCAAAAAACATGTTTCAAAATGCATTCAGATGCAAACTTTCAGGCATTATCTACATTATTGATCAATCAAACTTACCTGAATAGGTGGTGAAACATCATTTATTTCAAACTTGAAACCATCAGGAGGATCATAATACCGGGGCGATATGCC
It encodes the following:
- the LOC133814067 gene encoding alpha-mannosidase At3g26720-like, translated to MVRGPIGPIPVDDNIGKEITTQITTALKTNGTFYTDSNRRDFIKRINLGIYMQDSISELSVLVDRSVGGSSLVDAQIELMLHRLM
- the LOC133816822 gene encoding protein NPGR2-like, which produces MVSMNKFSNDTGRTNRLRPILQGLILIWLEPWVSMLHLTVKALMCNVQVPCQSVWEARALLGRLKYQKGNIEVALHAFEGIDIAAVTPRMKGSISRRCEQNRRRSQSDSVPPMSMHAVSLLLEAVLLKAKSLQGLGRYEEAAQSSKVILDTVESALPDGLPENFTSDCKLQDTLSRAVESLPEFWSSAIRIIGGFFTVNQCIFNLWHNDFSFL